Below is a window of Leptospiraceae bacterium DNA.
CATGCAGCATTATATTATGAGCAAAGAAATTGATAAAGGAAGGAAGATAATATATGGTAGTTGCTTGCATTTGTCCGTAGAAGGGTGTCCATTCTCCTTCTTTTTTCCAGATTATTTTTTCATTGATATGTTGGACATAAACGATAATTCCAATTGTATAATTCCAGAGGATAAATGGAATTAGTTGCAACTTTGTAAATACCCAGAGCCCGCTTGGAAGCGAAAACCCTTCCTGCGAATAACCACCAAAATAAATGGCGGCGGAAATACTTAAGATTGCAAAGCAGAGGATAATAGAAATATCCCGCCTTGCCTTCCAGTTAGGAGCAGGAAATAGAATTAATCCTTGTAGCCACATCTTAATTAGGTAATAAATTCCTGTGCCAAAGGAAGACCAATAGATTCGATGCATAAATCTATCAAACACAGACATTGTTTTATATCTGTCCGTGCTTCTTGGATGCCAGGCGAGATCAGCTTTTAACTTCGAAGTATTTCCATGGTGAATGCCATTATGCCCATATACCCACTGCTGGTAAGGATGAAGTGAGGGGAGAAGAGCTATTTGCCCAAGCCACCAGGACAGAATTTTATTTTTAAATAAAGCACCATGTGCGATGTCATGACCCAGTTGAAAGAGTGCAAGTATACTGAGTCCATGAAGTATCCAGAGTAAGGGAAGCAAATACCAATTATCCGTTATTAGGATGAGGTAACTAAAGAACAGGAATAAAACTAAATCTCGAGAGAAATAGAACAGACCTTTCCATAAAGGGCTATAGAAGATTTGCCGCGAGAAAGAATTTCTTACGGCAAAGAGAGTTTCTTTATTCATTTACTTGCTCCTATTCGAATTGCCATATTTCCTGGCAAATGCTTGTTTTCCCACATTAGCGAGTGACAAAGTCCGGTTTCTTCAAAGGAAAATACCTGAGAAACAACTGGATGTATTTTTTTAAATGACACTAGTTCAATTAATCGCTCACATTCTTCTGTGCTAGCAAAATGCGATCCTTGTATTCTTATTTGTGAATCTTTCAAGGTATTCAGATCAAAAGATCCTGCATAGCCGGAAGTTCCGCCGCAGATAACAACCATTCCACCACGTTTACAAACTTGAATCGATGTTGGAAAGGTTTTTTCACCAGGGTGCTCAATGACTATGGAAGGAGAAATTCCATTTGTTAAATCTAATAGCTCTGACTCGAATCTAATCACTTCTTTTTTCCAATGATGATTTGAGATTAATGAGTCACTATTGAATTGTCCCCAATGGGAGTAGTGGTTACGATTGATTACCCCCGTAGCACCTAGATTTTTGCAGAAATTTGCTTTCTCTTCATCATTTACAACGGCTATTGGTATGCCTCCAAATTCTTTGACCAATTGAATCGCCATTACCCCAATGCCTCCCGCTGCACCCCATATTAAAACGACGTCTCCTTTTTTTATATCATTGGGAATCCAATGAGTTAACATTCTGTAAGCCGTTGCTCCCGATAGCATGAAAGTTGCTCCTTCCTCCCAACTTAGATGCTTTGGCTTAGGTAGACATTGGTGCTCTTTTACTTTTGTAAATTGAGCGAAGGATCCGAAATTTGTTTCATAACCCCATGCTTTACAAGTTGCGGATAAGATTGGATCACCGCCATTTTGAATCCATGGATCGTTCATTTCCCAATGTCCTGCATGTAAAACTACTTCTTCTCCTAGCTCAACGGATTTAACAAATTTTCCTTTTTGAATTACGATTCCAGATGCATCTGAACCGCCAATATGAAAATCTTCCAGACTCCCATTTGCTTTTCGAAATTCGATTACATTAATTGGTTTTCCAATTGCCGCCCAAACATTATTGAAATTGACACCGGCTGCCATGACTGCAACTAAAACTTCCTCGTCTTTAATATCGGGGGTAGATACTATTTCGATTTGAAATGCTAATCTTGGATTTCCCATTCTATGTGAGCGTATTACTTGCGCATACATTTTATTTGGCGCATTACCGATTTCTGGAATTTTACCTATCGGAAGAAGTTCCTGAGCTGAAATCATACATTTTCAATGAATACTAGGAACGCTTCAAATAGCAAGAGGTTTTTTGAACTAGGAATATAAGGATGTAAACAAAGAAATTCCATTTTCAATAATATCTTATCAGCTATAAATTATATACCAACAGGTATAGTTGGATATAAAAAATAAATCTTTGAATTAAAAGTATTTACAACTATGTGAACTTTTTGAAAATTTGATTCAAAGGAAATATTATGATTAAGTCAAACTACTTTAGCGCCAATTTTGATATGCTGCTTCATTTCGAGAAATTCATTCCATGGAAAGAACTTGTTCCTGCGTATGAAAATAATTTTTTCGATGCGAGAAAATATTCTGAAACGGGTAATGAACTTTATGCGACAGCACCAAATAATTTGGAAGAAGCAGTCGAATACTATCGAACGATTTTAGATGCGGCAGGTGACGTTGCTGGCAATTTCGTTTCGCAACATGTAAAGGCGATGGATTTAAAAGGGGTGGAGTATAAGAATGGAGTAGTCACTCATCCAAAAGAAATGATTGATTCCGTGAACAAAGCCAAAGAAGCCGGAATTCAAGCTTACGGATTCCAGCGCAAGTTCGGTGGTCTCGGTTTGCCTTTTACCCTGAGAGCCTTGATGGGCGAGATTGTATATCGAGTCGATACTAGTTTTGCTATTGCATTTGGATGTGTAAATCTAGGCGAGATTTTGGAAAGGATTGCATCGAAAGAAATGCAAAACGAATGGATTCCTCGAATGGCAAGTGGTGATTTCTGTGCGGCTATGGGGCTAACAGAGCCTAACCACGGATCTGATCTCCCGAATATTACAACAAAGGCAACGAAGACTAGTGACGGCAAATGGGTATTAAACGGAACTAAACGATTTATTACACAAGCCTGTGGACTTGGAGAGACTCCTTCCATTATTCTAACACTTGCTCGTAGTGGCGGAGCCGGTGCACGAGGACTTTCCTTTTTCCTTGTTCAAAGTAAAGACATTCAAATTGCAGGCATCGAAAAGAAAATGGGGCTTCATGCTTCGCCTACCTGCGAAATAGTTTTTGAGAATACTCCCGGACTTCTTATAGGCGAGGAAGGATATGGTCTTGTGCGGTATACAATGGGTATGCTTAATGGAGCGCGAATGGGAATTGCTGCACAGGGAGTAGGTATGGCGACTGCCGCATTCGAAGAAGCAAAGATTTTTGCCTCTACTCGAATACAGTTCGGAAAACCAATAGAAGAAATTCCTGCTATTAAAAAAATGCTTCGACGCATGGAGCGCGAAATCATGGCTATGCGTTGTTTGACTCTAGAAGGAGGACGAACTGTAGATATGTATTATTGGAAAATGGAACATTTGCGAGAAGAAGGAAAAACGGACAAAGAAATTTCCAATAATGAAGAAGTTCGTCACTGGATGAAGCTCGCGGATTTGCTTACTCCTGTCTCTAAATATTATTGCTCTGAAATGTGTAACCGTATTGCGTATGACGCATTACAAATTCATGGCGGATCTGGATTTACGGAAGACTATGATATTGCTAGAATTTATAGAGATGCAAGAATAACTTCCATTTATGATGGAACAACGCAGATTCAAGTAATGGCAGCAATTGGTGGAATTGTTTCAGGTATGAGCGCAACTGGACATTTTAGAAAGTATTTATTAAATGAGCTTTCTTTATTTTCACCGTCTGCACGTATTAAGTCTTTGTTTGCATCCTTAGAAGAAGCAATCAGTGCATACAAAGACATCAAGGCATCCGAAGTCCGCGATAGTTTTTCAGTCGAACTTGTGGAAGTGGCTACTCGAGTGTTAGCCGGAATCCATTTAGAAAAGACTGCCTCTATGCTAGAAGAAGAAGACAAAGCCAAACGTTTAAAACACGCAGATGAATTTAACATTGACAGTAAATCAATTGCACTTGCAAATATTTCTCGAATGAAAGAATTCGCGAATGTGGAGACGTTGTAAAGAAGGTTTCTTTTCACGCAAAGCCGCAAAGGGGTGAATAGAGTGTTACCCCTGTCACCTCGAACAGCGTTACCGTGAGAGGTCTATTTTGCTTAACACTATCTTTTTAAGTAAAATGGATTTCTCACATCCACCGAATTGTTTAACTTCAAATCCAACCGCCAAAGGATGTTCGAAATGACTGTAAACGATTCTCCGCCTAACTCTCTTTAGCCTCTGCTTTTCGGCGTCTCTGCGGCAAGTCTTTCCTTAGTTTCTTTCTGAGTTCCTTGCCGCGCTTTTTATTTAATTCAAGAATATTTTTTAGGCGTTCCATCTTAAGGGGAGAACGGTGGAACATCCTCATGAAGATTTTTTCTTTCATGTTATACCATCTCGCTTTGGATGTAGCGAAGACGTCACCCGTGAGAGGCGAAGTAATAGTAGCCTTTGTGTAGAGTCTTTTATTCTTTGCAATTGTAATCCATGCTCTGCATTCTACTTCTTCGCCGAGTGGACAGGCTTTATCGTATTTCACAAAGAGCTGGTCTGTCATTACAAAATGTCCTGCGTGAAAACAAGTAACACCCTGCGCTTCATCTAAGAGCGCTGCAAGAATTCCTCCGTGCACATAACCCGGCGCACCTTCATAAAACTTTTCAAATGTAAATTTAAATCTTACTTCGCCTGTTTCGTGATGGAATGGAAATTCTGCGTGCAGTCCGTGTGAGTTCTCTGGTCCGCAACCAAAGCAATTGAGATGATGCCAGTCCTGTCCGACTGAACTTGGTTTGTGATGAATGCTTTCTTCTTCGTTCATTGGAGTTACTTCAGAAATTTTTCTGCCCAATCGCGCACATTGCCCGCACCGAGGCTAACAAGATAATCGCCTGTAAGAATGTATTTTCTAATGATCGGAATATCTCTTTCGATATCTCCTGTAAGTAAGATCGTTCGATCTTTGACGGTGAGGTTATCGTAGATTAACTCCGTTGCAATCCCTTCGATTGGCGTTTCTCCCGCCGAATAGATTGGGAGTAAGAAAAGGATATCGCTATCGTCTAACGCTTTTGCAAAGTCTAGATAGTGATCTCTTGTTCTTGTATAACGATGTGGTTGAAAGATAATACAACATTTTGCACCAACAGGTCGCATTCTTTTAATGGATTGAATGACCGCGAGAATCTCCGTTGGATGATGACCATAATCATCGTAAACATGAATATTATTTAAAGTTCCTAAATGCTCTAGCCTGCGCTTAACACCATTATACTGCGAAAGAGTTTCTAGAATGCGATCAATCTCTAAGCCTACAATTTCTGTTGCAAGTAAGGAAGCAAACGCATTCTTTAGATAGTGATCTCCTGCAAAAGGAAGCTTAATTCTTCTTAAAGTTCCGTTTCGATAAAAACTTAATTCATTGTCGAAGATTTCGAAGGGCTCTATTTTGATCTCTGGAAATTTTTCTGCAAGAGATGTTGCGCGTGACGATTCAACATAGCCAATTATATTCTTTTGATCTTCTAATAAGTCAATGGCAGCTTCCACGCCTGAATCTCCAATATATACAATGGCTGTAGAGCTTTTTTTATTGTGTATAAATTTTGCAAATGCTTCGTGTAGATTCTCTACTGTCTTATAATGATCCAAATGGTCGTTGTCGATATTTGTGACAATTTTTATATCTGCTTTGTGATTTAAAAAAGTTCCATCCGATTCGTCGGATTCGTATACTCCCCATTTGCCGTTATCCCATTTACCACCTCTATCATTTAGAAATCCAACTTCACCGCCAAGCATGATAGCAGGTCTTTGTGTTCCCTCTAATAGAATTTGACCTGTCATTGCTGTAGTGGTTGTCTTTCCGTGAGAGCCTGCCACTGCAATAGAAAATTTTCTAGAGAATAATTCATGGAGTAACTCGGAGCGGTGAACGAGTGTTTTGTGCTCATCAAGTGCTTTTTGGAAAATAGGATGTGTTTCTTTTACTGCACTCGAAAAGACTACATAATCAATAGAATCTAGACTTACTGATTCGGGTTCGTGCGTAATCTTTGCTCCACGCATTTCTAATTTACGCAGAGTATCTGTATTAGCCTTATCATATCCTTTGACTTCAATTTTTAGATCGAGTAGTATATGAGCGAGGGAGGACATTCCAGATCCTCCTATTCCAATAAAAAAAGGTTTCTTGTCTTTCAAGGCTTACTCTTTAAAAAAATATCTAACTGTGTTGTTAGCCGCATTGACTCTGGCACACTGCAAAGATTTTTCGGTTATAGCAACTAGCTGCTCTCTATTTTTTGCAATGCTTAGAAGTATTTCCATTAGCTTGGAATTACTTTCGTCTCTTTGATTGAGAACCCAGGCACTGGCGTTGTCTTCAAAATACTTTGCATTAGCCACCTGGTGATTATCAGCGGCATACGGATATGGAATTAGAATTTGCGGAAGTGCATATAGCGCGCACTCAGAAATCACTCCCGCACCAGATCTTGCAATGACTAAATTTGCCCATTCATAATGCGTTTTCATATTCTCCGAATAAGAGATAATATCCGCTGACTTGGCTGACTTTGCTTTGGCTTCATCATAGAGAGAAGTGCCGGTTAAAAGTCGAAAGCTAAAATTTTTTGCGATCTCAGGATTGTTCATGGAGCTAATGACCATATTGTTGATTTGTCTCGCACCCTGTGAACCGCCCATGACTAGAACATTTAGCTTTTCTTTTTTGTTGACTACTTGCATTTTTCCTGCACTCATTTTCGAATCAGGAATAATCTTTTTACGAAGAGGATTACCCGGTATTTTAAAAGAATCGGGATTAAACTCTTCGATATTGACAGGCGGAAAGCTAAATGCAATCTTATCTGCAAATCTTTTGAAGATACGAGTTACTTTTCCAACGACTCTATTTTGCTCACATAGAAAAATTTTCTTTCGAAAGATAGTTGCGTAGAGAAGAGCGGGTAAACTTGAATAGCCTCCCATTGCAATCACGCAATCTACTTTCAATTTTCTGAATTGGTAAACAGTTTTTAAAAAGTTATACGCAAATAGAGTCGGAACTGTAAGAATATTTTTACTGATCTGAGGCGTATTGTGCCAGATGACAGGACAAGGCGAATCTCTAAGATCTGGATTATCTTTGTTACGCACGAGAGAGTGAATAAATAGATTTTCAAATCCTATTTCCGATTTTAAATCCACTAGACTCTCAGCGAGTGCAATGCCTGGTGAAATATGTCCGCCGGTTCCGCCGGCTGCTATGATAATAGAACGAATCACGTAATATGTTCCTTCTTCGTAATATTTATTAGAATCCCAAGTGAGATCATGACAGTTAGTAAAGAAGAGCCGCCATAGCTCATAAAAGGGAGACTAATTCCAGTAATTGGGAATAGCCCTGTTACTACAAATAGATTTATGATAATTTGTATACTTATCATAAGAACTATTCCCGATCCTAATAAGAAGCCAAATGGCTCGTTTACTCGTCTTACCAGAGAAAATCCTCTCACTATTAAAAAAGTAAACAGAGATAGCAATACTAGAAATCCAATAAAGCCATAGTCTTGGACAAAGGTTGCTAAAATAAAATCTGTATGGTTGTAAGGAAGCGACCTGTGTGAGTGGCTGGTAGAAATTTGATTTCCAAACCATCCACTTTCCATAAAGGCACGAAAAGAAGAATACAATTGAAAACCGTCTCCGTCTTTGTCACTGTATGGATTTAACCAGACCTCAATTCTTTTTCTCCAATAGCCCACCCGATAGATTAAAAACAAGATGAGAGGGGTCGCAGATAAAAATCCAAGGACTAATTTTTTTACAGGAAATCCATTTAGAAAAATAAGCGCTAAGATCATCGAAGTAATTTGAAGAGTAGTTCCAAGAGCAGGCTCGAGCATTATCAATACGAGAATGATTCCAAGCGCCGCACCCGGAATCAAATAGGTTTTAGCTGTCTTTTCGTGAATATGATTTAGTTTTACAAAAAATGCAGAGAGATAAATTAAAACTGCAATTTTACAAAACTCACTCGGTTGTATTTGCAGTGGACCAAATCCAATCCATCTATGAAAATTTCTACCCGACTGAGTCTTTACAGTTTTACTAAGTCCCGGTATGAAAACTAAAATCAAGAGGATAATGGATAACACGATTAAATAGACTGCATAGTGTTGAAAGATTCGGTAAGGAACATTTGCAAATATAAGAAAGAATGTAAAAGAGACTCCAAGCCAGACTGCCTGTTTTTTTAAAAAAAAGTAAGGATCTTCTGTCAGCTTATGAGCGGTAACCGCTGAGCCTGAAAAAAGAGCAGAGATTCCAACTAAAAGTAAAATTAAGATTACATAGACTAAAGGTAGGTCGATTGGATTTTTTCCAATCACGATAAATTTCTTAAACCATTCCTTTAGTAGCTTTATCATTTTGTTTATTGAATCCGAAGCGTTGAAAGTGCGAATAGGGCGAGGATTACACCTATTATCCAAAATCGAATTACAATCTTGGTTTCTTTGATTCCCATTAATTCAAAATGATGATGAATCGGTGCCATTTTGAAAATTCTCTTTCCGGTGAGTTTAAAAGATCCTACTTGTAACATCACACTGACTGCTTCCATTACAAATACTCCGCCTAGAATAAAGAGCAGAAATTCTTTTTTAAGCATTACAGCTACCATTCCGAGAGTTGCCCCTAAAAACAAAGAGCCCGTATCTCCCATGAATACTTCTGCGGGATGTGTGTTAAACCATAAAAAACCGAGTAGGGCACCGGCGAGTGCGGATAAGAATACAGAATATTCATGAGCACCCTGTAAATAGGGAATGTTTAGATAATTGGCAGCTATTGGAGTTCCTGAGGCGTAGGCGATAATGGCAAGTGTAATCGTTGCAATCATGGCTGTTCCTGTGGCTAATCCATCTAATCCGTCAGTGAGATTGACCCCATGAGAACTTCCAATAATTACTATTATCGAAAAGGGAATTGCAAGAAGTCCTAAGTTAATCACAGGACCTTTGATAAAAGGAAGAAATAAATCAGTTAAAGTAAACGCGACTCCTTTTCCCTCTGTGTGCGAAGCTCCTGTTAAAAAAAAGAAAATGGAGCAAAAGGCAAATGCAATTAGAATGGATAATCCAAATTTAACTCTACTTCTCATTCCACCTTTGATTTTTAAAATTGCCTTTTCATAGTCGTCTCTAAATCCAAGCATAGAGAATAAAAAACTAAACGTAGTCAGTAAAATTAAATTTAGATTTTTTAAATTTCCCCAGAGAGCTACGGATAATACAAGCGTGGAGATAATCATGAGTCCACCCATGGTAGGAGTTCCCGCTTTTACGGCATGTGTTACAGGTCCGTCGGTTCTAACTGTTTCACTGAATTTTAGTCCATATAAATACGCAATGATTCGCTTGCCCAAAAAGAAAGAGAGGAACATGGATGTTAGCCCCGCCATGAGAGCTCGAAAGGTTACATAGTTAAAGATTCTAAAAAAGCCAACGTCTGAGCCAAATAAATCATAGATATATTGAAACATAAATACTTATCTCCTGCTTTTTTCGTCGTGTTGAAAGGCTTCCATTAATTCCCTCGCGTCGCTGAAGTCTTCTCTTTTGTTTCCAATGATTTGCACTGTCTCATGTCCTTTTCCTGCAACAAGTAAAAGTCCTTCATCGGGTAATATCTCTATGCCGCGAAGGATAGCCTGTCTTCTATTTGCAATTCGCAGAAAAGAAGTGAATTTTTTCGGGAAGCCTGCTTGTATATCGTCTAGAATTTCTTCCGGGTCTTCTGATCTGGGGTTGTCCGATGTAATGATAACCATGTCGGCAAGGCTTGAAGCAATTTTACCCATGATAGGCCGTTTGGTTTTGTCTCTGTCTCCACCACAACCGAAAACGCAAATTACTTTGCTGTGTGGAATTTCTTGAATGCTTTTTAATACGTTTAAAAGCGCGTCTGGTGTATGCGCATAATCCACAATAGCCACCCTTGTCTTCTTGCTATTGTATACGATTTGAAATCTTCCATTGACAGGAATTAGATTTCCTACTGTGTTACGAATCGATTCTAATTCTAATCCCATGGCACGGGCTGCAACGATTGCAAGAGATACGTTTAAAAAATTGAAATTTCCGAGTAGGTTAGTTGTGAAATCAATTTGCCCGCTTCCTTTTTCCTTGAAATCAAATTCAATTCCCCGTAGAGATAGACTTTTGATTTTGCCTTCGAAGTCTTTTCCTTTTCCGAATTGAAGCAAATTGATTTTAAGTTTTGCTTTTTTTATTAAAGCAAGCATCTTATCGGAGCCTGCTGATTCAGTAGAAATTGCAGCAAACGTGTTCTTATGCACAGACCTGGCAAGTAGTTTAAAAAGTATGAATTTACTCTTTAGATAATCTGCCATTGTCTTATGAAAGTCTAAATGATCCTGTGTAAGATTTGTAAATAGTGCGCCAAATATCTGTAAGCCGTTTAATCGACCTAGCTTTAATCCATGAGAGCTTGCTTCCATGAATACATATTCGATTTCTTCTTTGACCATGTCGGCTAGGACTTCGTTTAGAGTGCTTGCGTCAGGAGTTGTGTAGCCGGTTTGAATTACTCTGTTTGCGTATCTAGTTTCAATCGTTCCAATGATTCCGCAATTTTTATTTTCGCGGGAGAATATATCGTTTAGGATATAAGTCATGGAGGTTTTTCCATTTGTCCCCGTGATTGCAATGATCTTACATTTTTTGGAAGGCTCATCTTTTAAAAGAGAAGCAAGGTAACCGTGGACTTGCATTGGGTCTTGTTGGCTTATGATTATATTGGAAAAACTTTTTGCTTCTGTTAAATACTGACTATTTTTACGTATCAGAATAGTTTTTACTTTTTTCTTCAGGGCGTCTTGTAGATACTCGCTCGATTTTTCTCCAAAGTTTTCATAGAGACAAAAAATATCATCCTCTTCAAGCTTGCGGCTATCGGATTGGATGTAAGCAATATTTGCCTCTGGATTGCCACTGAGTAATGATATGAGTTTTATTTTCTGGGTTAGTTCTGAGATTAACATATTGATTTTTTTGAGGATTTGATTCTTAAAGAGCTACTAAGTCATTTATAAATTTCGAAGCTTTTATTCTCAGCCGGAAGGATAAGGGTGATTATCTTTTTGTTGGCATAGCCGGCTGCTTGGTTATTTTTTCTGTATATTGATTCCATTCTTTCTGCTGAGGTAGAAGTTGCAATTCCTACTTTGAGTTCGTAATTCTTTTTGTATAATTCCTCTTTCTTTTGAGAGAGCTTTTTGATTTGACGATTTAAATGTGCATGGTCAATGCTTTGCCATACAAGTAAAAAAAGAACACTCGCAGGAATTGTAATCTTTACTAGTGCAAGTAAAATGGAGCCAATTGTATTTTTAATTTCTTTTTTATCTAAATGTGCAACAATCATAATGCCTTCAATACCCGCAGTTTAGCTGAGCGCGAGGACGGGTTTGTTTTCATTTCCTCTTCACTTGGAGTGATTGGCTTTTTTGTAAGTATGCTAAACATTTCGTCTTTACTTTTTTCCCGAAAAACTTGTTTTACTATCCTATCTTCTAAAGAATGAAAAGAAATCACGCACAAAATTCCACCTTTCTCTAAAAGATTTGTGAGATTTTCAATCCCATCTTTTATATGACCTAACTCATTATTCACTTCAATTCGAACTGCTTGAAACACCCGAAACGAAGGATGAGTCTTATCAGGCCAGAACTTGCGAGGAATGACTGATTCTACCAACTTCGCTAAATCTAGAGTGGTTCGAATCGGATTTTTCTTTCGCACAAGTAGAATTTTTTCTACAATCTTCTTTGTCCAGTTCTCTTCTCCATATTCTCGGAAGATTTGCGATAATTTTTCAGCCTTATATTTGTTTAAAACGTCATATGCTGTCAGTTTTCCAGTCTCATCTAGCCTCATATCCAGATATTCTTCATTTTTAAAGCTGAATCCACGCTCAGAAGAAGTCAGATGAAAAGTAGAAATTCCTAAATCCAGCAAAATCCCATCTACTTTGCCTTTGCCTATTCTTTCTTCGAGGTCAGTCGCATCTACTTCTGAAAAATTTCCTTCGAGTGGATAGAATCTCCCTTGATACGCACTGAGTCTTTCTGTCGCACGGGCAAGCATGATCGAGTCGCGGTCGTTTAATACTAATTTTGCTTTCTGAAATTCTTTTAGAACTAGCTCACTGTGTCCGCCTTCGCCTGCGGTTCCATCTAGAAAAATTGGATTTTCTTGGTTTTCAATCTGACCAAAGAATTCTAAAATTTCTTTTGGTAAGACGGGAATATGTGTGGGTTTAAATTCTTCCATTTCTTATTGGCAGAATTCTGGAAATAGAGTCCAGCTAGTGGCGAGAGTTTTTAAATAAATTTCTTTTTGGAGAATTTTTATTTTTTTAATTTCAAGAGATTCTGCGATTGCCGCTTTGAATGCGAGAGAATAACAAAGATTATACGCATTTTTTTTCTTGATGCCTTTTTTTAGAATTTGGTCAATCGTAAGAGAGCAAAATTCTTTTCCTGTTTGGTTTAATTCATCCATTGTGACGTCTTCTTTGTTTGGATAAAAATAATTCCAAGTCGAGCCCGTTGTAAAAACTTTGTAGTCGTCGCCTAACTTTAATTTTGTGATAGGAGAGAGTCGATTTGATTTGTTTAGATTTTCTAAGATAAACGCTTTGCATTTTTCGTAAGAGCTTGCTTCGCTTTTAAAAAAAGAAGAGATTGGTTGTCTACAGGCATTGATTCCTGGCTTGATATTTGAAAGCTCTTCTAACATAGATTGAATTCCAATTTTTGAAGTTAATACTTTCGCTTCTCTTTCGGTTGTGACTTCTACGGAGTCCGAGCCAATTTGCAGGAGTGCGATTTCTTTGTTTTCTTTTTGAATTTCTTTTGTGCTTTGAATGGATTTTAGAGTGAGCTTTGCTTCTTCTTCCGCGTTCATTAATTTGGTTTGGACTTTTAATTTTTCAGAGATAAAATAACTTTCTACATCTTTTAAAGTTTGCTTTGCCTCCGTGTCCTTCCCCGCGTTAAAACTTCCGGTTGCAATATAACCTACGCTCTGGATTTTTTTTCGAAGAGCAGGTCTTGCTAATTCCATATCGGCAAGACCTTTGTAGATTTGGTCAAGAGTCTCTTTGCTGCTAGTTGTCGCATAATTTACATTATCCGTAAAGTATTCGACACATCTAGAATATTCTTTTGGTTTTTCAGCAATGCACTTGAAATTCGTGCTTGCCGATTTGTCTACTTCAAACAAACAAAATTCAGTGGCAAATCCAGTGGAGTTTAGAACCAAATGTAAGTTTGT
It encodes the following:
- a CDS encoding fatty acid desaturase → MNKETLFAVRNSFSRQIFYSPLWKGLFYFSRDLVLFLFFSYLILITDNWYLLPLLWILHGLSILALFQLGHDIAHGALFKNKILSWWLGQIALLPSLHPYQQWVYGHNGIHHGNTSKLKADLAWHPRSTDRYKTMSVFDRFMHRIYWSSFGTGIYYLIKMWLQGLILFPAPNWKARRDISIILCFAILSISAAIYFGGYSQEGFSLPSGLWVFTKLQLIPFILWNYTIGIIVYVQHINEKIIWKKEGEWTPFYGQMQATTIYYLPSFINFFAHNIMLHVPHHVHTKIPFYNLPKALALIKTDYADYLLESNSFWRDYFHSTSHCKLIDSKTGKWTSYPNT
- the ccrA gene encoding crotonyl-CoA carboxylase/reductase — its product is MSAQELLPIGKIPEIGNAPNKMYAQVIRSHRMGNPRLAFQIEIVSTPDIKDEEVLVAVMAAGVNFNNVWAAIGKPINVIEFRKANGSLEDFHIGGSDASGIVIQKGKFVKSVELGEEVVLHAGHWEMNDPWIQNGGDPILSATCKAWGYETNFGSFAQFTKVKEHQCLPKPKHLSWEEGATFMLSGATAYRMLTHWIPNDIKKGDVVLIWGAAGGIGVMAIQLVKEFGGIPIAVVNDEEKANFCKNLGATGVINRNHYSHWGQFNSDSLISNHHWKKEVIRFESELLDLTNGISPSIVIEHPGEKTFPTSIQVCKRGGMVVICGGTSGYAGSFDLNTLKDSQIRIQGSHFASTEECERLIELVSFKKIHPVVSQVFSFEETGLCHSLMWENKHLPGNMAIRIGASK
- a CDS encoding acyl-CoA dehydrogenase family protein codes for the protein MIKSNYFSANFDMLLHFEKFIPWKELVPAYENNFFDARKYSETGNELYATAPNNLEEAVEYYRTILDAAGDVAGNFVSQHVKAMDLKGVEYKNGVVTHPKEMIDSVNKAKEAGIQAYGFQRKFGGLGLPFTLRALMGEIVYRVDTSFAIAFGCVNLGEILERIASKEMQNEWIPRMASGDFCAAMGLTEPNHGSDLPNITTKATKTSDGKWVLNGTKRFITQACGLGETPSIILTLARSGGAGARGLSFFLVQSKDIQIAGIEKKMGLHASPTCEIVFENTPGLLIGEEGYGLVRYTMGMLNGARMGIAAQGVGMATAAFEEAKIFASTRIQFGKPIEEIPAIKKMLRRMEREIMAMRCLTLEGGRTVDMYYWKMEHLREEGKTDKEISNNEEVRHWMKLADLLTPVSKYYCSEMCNRIAYDALQIHGGSGFTEDYDIARIYRDARITSIYDGTTQIQVMAAIGGIVSGMSATGHFRKYLLNELSLFSPSARIKSLFASLEEAISAYKDIKASEVRDSFSVELVEVATRVLAGIHLEKTASMLEEEDKAKRLKHADEFNIDSKSIALANISRMKEFANVETL
- a CDS encoding PaaI family thioesterase, coding for MNEEESIHHKPSSVGQDWHHLNCFGCGPENSHGLHAEFPFHHETGEVRFKFTFEKFYEGAPGYVHGGILAALLDEAQGVTCFHAGHFVMTDQLFVKYDKACPLGEEVECRAWITIAKNKRLYTKATITSPLTGDVFATSKARWYNMKEKIFMRMFHRSPLKMERLKNILELNKKRGKELRKKLRKDLPQRRRKAEAKES
- the murC gene encoding UDP-N-acetylmuramate--L-alanine ligase; this translates as MKDKKPFFIGIGGSGMSSLAHILLDLKIEVKGYDKANTDTLRKLEMRGAKITHEPESVSLDSIDYVVFSSAVKETHPIFQKALDEHKTLVHRSELLHELFSRKFSIAVAGSHGKTTTTAMTGQILLEGTQRPAIMLGGEVGFLNDRGGKWDNGKWGVYESDESDGTFLNHKADIKIVTNIDNDHLDHYKTVENLHEAFAKFIHNKKSSTAIVYIGDSGVEAAIDLLEDQKNIIGYVESSRATSLAEKFPEIKIEPFEIFDNELSFYRNGTLRRIKLPFAGDHYLKNAFASLLATEIVGLEIDRILETLSQYNGVKRRLEHLGTLNNIHVYDDYGHHPTEILAVIQSIKRMRPVGAKCCIIFQPHRYTRTRDHYLDFAKALDDSDILFLLPIYSAGETPIEGIATELIYDNLTVKDRTILLTGDIERDIPIIRKYILTGDYLVSLGAGNVRDWAEKFLK
- a CDS encoding UDP-N-acetylglucosamine--N-acetylmuramyl-(pentapeptide) pyrophosphoryl-undecaprenol N-acetylglucosamine transferase; translation: MRSIIIAAGGTGGHISPGIALAESLVDLKSEIGFENLFIHSLVRNKDNPDLRDSPCPVIWHNTPQISKNILTVPTLFAYNFLKTVYQFRKLKVDCVIAMGGYSSLPALLYATIFRKKIFLCEQNRVVGKVTRIFKRFADKIAFSFPPVNIEEFNPDSFKIPGNPLRKKIIPDSKMSAGKMQVVNKKEKLNVLVMGGSQGARQINNMVISSMNNPEIAKNFSFRLLTGTSLYDEAKAKSAKSADIISYSENMKTHYEWANLVIARSGAGVISECALYALPQILIPYPYAADNHQVANAKYFEDNASAWVLNQRDESNSKLMEILLSIAKNREQLVAITEKSLQCARVNAANNTVRYFFKE